Proteins encoded by one window of Sulfurospirillum barnesii SES-3:
- a CDS encoding siphovirus Gp157 family protein: MKLLNYQLQTHIESLATSKSTQYFSDYVHSILQDTAKPYYQRADYVGLSLQEIKSKIDTLANDIKELQNLKKRLSDSLEIAKEIIATVFLENGVDRIDGNIISSLTLSNETSSTQTSFTILDHEAVMRLGYIKYQPDVEAIEQAMMSGEGKEELAAFVKSETNTTKTLAKVKVNAKRIGLGTQAEELLNIVEAA; encoded by the coding sequence ATGAAACTGCTCAATTATCAACTACAAACACACATTGAAAGCTTAGCAACCTCTAAATCCACACAGTACTTCTCAGACTACGTCCATTCCATTCTTCAAGATACCGCCAAGCCCTACTATCAAAGAGCTGATTATGTGGGCTTATCACTTCAAGAGATCAAATCAAAGATTGATACCCTCGCCAACGATATTAAAGAGCTTCAAAACCTCAAAAAGAGGCTCTCTGATTCGCTTGAAATCGCCAAAGAGATCATTGCTACAGTGTTCTTAGAAAATGGTGTTGATCGTATTGATGGAAATATCATTAGTTCGCTAACCCTTAGCAATGAAACATCTAGTACACAAACTTCCTTCACCATTTTAGACCATGAAGCGGTGATGCGTTTGGGTTATATTAAATACCAACCCGATGTTGAAGCGATTGAGCAAGCAATGATGAGCGGTGAAGGTAAAGAAGAGTTAGCAGCATTTGTGAAAAGCGAAACCAATACCACAAAGACACTTGCAAAAGTAAAGGTCAATGCAAAACGTATAGGACTAGGTACTCAAGCAGAAGAACTACTCAACATCGTTGAAGCAGCATAA
- a CDS encoding Rad52/Rad22 family DNA repair protein → MFDQPQNQALAQELENTRIKSRSKGDIELAYLEGFDVIDTANRIFGYGNWSYNISTLEQVSQESNQNQNIVICYKAVVSVKVSDAKHEHHISREDVGFGTGIAKTLSDAHESAAKEAVTDALKRSMRSFGNQFGNSLYDKSRQHQNSQQPQPSNKVNAIPQDYSKLSNLGLSVMQQGQNLIVMGDDIFAKKDTIKACGFKWDGRLKHWCKPLEQQAA, encoded by the coding sequence ATGTTTGATCAACCACAAAATCAAGCTCTCGCACAAGAGCTTGAAAACACACGAATCAAAAGTCGCTCAAAAGGCGATATTGAGCTTGCCTATTTAGAGGGGTTTGATGTCATCGATACGGCTAATAGGATTTTTGGTTATGGCAATTGGAGCTATAACATCTCTACATTAGAGCAAGTATCCCAAGAATCTAACCAAAATCAAAACATTGTCATCTGTTATAAGGCTGTTGTTTCGGTAAAAGTATCTGATGCCAAGCATGAACACCATATCAGTCGTGAGGATGTTGGCTTTGGTACGGGTATTGCCAAAACACTCTCCGATGCACATGAAAGTGCTGCTAAAGAAGCGGTGACGGATGCACTTAAACGCTCCATGAGAAGCTTTGGAAATCAGTTTGGCAATTCACTCTACGATAAAAGCAGACAACATCAGAATTCTCAACAACCACAACCCTCTAACAAAGTGAACGCTATCCCACAAGATTATTCCAAACTCTCCAATCTAGGCTTGAGCGTAATGCAACAAGGACAAAACCTCATTGTCATGGGTGATGATATTTTTGCGAAAAAAGACACCATCAAGGCATGTGGATTCAAGTGGGATGGACGCTTGAAACATTGGTGTAAACCTTTAGAGCAACAGGCGGCATAA
- a CDS encoding DUF2958 domain-containing protein, with protein MDDLIPISLRDSIPTLYQTEDTKDPLCHIKLFTPDSNWTWYVIELFKEDMDTCYGYVQGLENELGYFSLKELRTVKGFLGLAVERDVLFQPTPLSQIRKKYE; from the coding sequence ATGGATGATCTCATACCAATCTCACTACGTGATAGCATCCCAACACTCTACCAAACGGAAGACACAAAAGATCCTCTGTGCCATATTAAGCTCTTTACACCTGATTCAAATTGGACATGGTATGTTATTGAGCTTTTCAAGGAAGATATGGATACATGCTATGGTTATGTGCAAGGACTTGAGAATGAATTAGGCTATTTTAGTTTAAAGGAATTGAGAACTGTCAAGGGGTTTTTAGGTTTGGCGGTTGAACGAGATGTGTTATTTCAACCGACACCGCTATCTCAAATACGCAAAAAGTACGAATAG
- a CDS encoding type I restriction-modification system subunit M, which yields MAKEKNQKSMEETLWESANKLRGSVESSEYKHIVLGLIFLKFVSDTFEERREKLLAEGKEAFIDMVEFYTMDNVFYLPETSRWSYIKQNAKQDDIALKIDTALASIEKTNPSLKGALPDNYFSRLGLDPSKLSSLIDTINNINTLEDKGHDVVGRVYEYFLGEFALAEGKLGGQFYTPKSIVNLIANMIEPYKGKIYDPACGSGGMFVQSLKFIEAHKGNKKDISIYGQEFTATTYKLAKMNLAIRGISANLGAVPADSFFKDQHPDLKADYIMANPPFNQKEWRGVNELLDDPRWAGYEVPSASNANYGWILHMVSKLSENGIAGFVLAKGSLTSNSSNEGEIRKQLIENNLIDCIVNLPAKLFFNTQIPACLWFIKKNKKTNDILFIDARNIGHLINRRNKDFSEANIEQIASTYHNWKVEKHYEDVKGFCKSASVEEVRTLGYVLTPGRYVGLEDSEDEFDFKERFESLHVKLQEQMKEEQSLNERILANLAKVNLAVVDE from the coding sequence ATGGCAAAAGAAAAAAATCAAAAATCGATGGAAGAAACCCTCTGGGAAAGCGCAAATAAGCTAAGAGGTTCTGTTGAATCAAGTGAATACAAGCACATCGTTTTAGGACTTATCTTTTTAAAATTTGTCAGTGATACCTTTGAAGAGCGGAGGGAAAAGCTCTTAGCAGAAGGTAAAGAAGCATTTATCGATATGGTTGAGTTTTATACCATGGATAATGTTTTTTACCTTCCTGAGACTTCAAGGTGGTCATATATAAAACAAAATGCCAAACAAGATGATATCGCTCTCAAAATAGATACAGCCCTTGCAAGCATTGAAAAAACCAATCCTTCCCTCAAAGGTGCACTACCAGATAACTACTTTTCAAGACTTGGTCTTGATCCGAGTAAGCTCTCTTCCCTTATCGATACGATCAACAACATCAACACACTAGAAGATAAAGGGCATGATGTTGTCGGACGTGTTTATGAATACTTTTTAGGTGAATTTGCCCTTGCAGAAGGTAAACTTGGAGGGCAGTTTTATACTCCAAAATCTATCGTCAATTTGATAGCTAATATGATAGAGCCTTACAAAGGGAAAATCTATGATCCTGCTTGTGGATCAGGTGGTATGTTTGTACAATCCCTCAAGTTTATAGAAGCACATAAAGGCAATAAAAAAGATATTTCTATCTATGGGCAAGAGTTTACAGCAACGACGTATAAACTTGCCAAAATGAACTTAGCCATCAGAGGTATATCTGCAAATCTTGGAGCAGTCCCCGCCGATAGCTTTTTTAAAGATCAACATCCAGACCTCAAAGCAGACTATATCATGGCAAATCCACCATTTAACCAAAAGGAATGGCGAGGTGTGAATGAACTACTGGATGATCCAAGATGGGCAGGCTATGAAGTACCTTCTGCATCAAATGCAAACTACGGATGGATACTCCATATGGTCTCAAAGCTCTCGGAAAACGGCATTGCAGGATTTGTACTTGCTAAAGGAAGTTTAACAAGTAATTCAAGCAACGAGGGAGAGATACGAAAACAACTCATTGAGAACAATCTTATCGATTGTATCGTCAATCTTCCTGCAAAACTCTTTTTCAACACTCAAATTCCTGCTTGTCTTTGGTTTATCAAAAAGAATAAAAAAACCAATGACATCCTCTTTATAGATGCAAGAAATATAGGACATCTTATCAACAGACGCAACAAAGATTTTAGCGAAGCAAACATAGAACAGATAGCATCTACGTACCATAACTGGAAAGTCGAAAAACACTACGAAGATGTAAAAGGTTTTTGTAAAAGTGCAAGTGTAGAAGAAGTGCGTACACTTGGCTATGTACTCACACCTGGGCGTTATGTGGGGCTAGAAGATAGTGAAGATGAATTTGACTTTAAAGAGCGATTTGAAAGTTTACATGTAAAGCTTCAAGAGCAAATGAAAGAAGAACAAAGCCTCAATGAACGCATCCTTGCAAATCTTGCAAAAGTGAACTTGGCGGTAGTGGATGAGTAG
- a CDS encoding restriction endonuclease subunit S: protein MSSWRECKLGEVAEITSSKRIFYSEYVPSGIPFWRSKEVIEKFNRKKISTDLFISHDKYQEIKSKFGVPQQNDILLTSVGTLGIPYLVQHDEQFYFKDGNLTWIKNIDNELLDPIFLFKWLSSSVGKESLREITIGSTQEALTIAGLKTLELLLPPLEEQRAIAEVLSSLDDKIDLLHRQNKTLEDLAQTLFRQWFIEEAREEWEEVTLSDVMELKYGKDHKHLNDGKVPIYGSGGIMRYGDTAIYNQESILIPRKGTLNNIFYVDEPFWTVDTIFWSKINSEKISGKLLFEFLKTLNFSNMNVGSAVPSLTTKVLNEISFALPSLQEQEKFKIYTDNAWDKIKQNQKQIQTLENLRDTLLPKLLSGEVRVNQSKERTSICNK from the coding sequence ATGAGTAGTTGGAGAGAATGTAAGTTGGGGGAAGTTGCAGAGATTACATCAAGCAAACGAATTTTTTATTCAGAATATGTTCCATCAGGAATTCCTTTTTGGCGTTCAAAAGAGGTGATTGAAAAATTTAATCGGAAGAAAATTTCTACTGATTTATTTATTTCACATGATAAATATCAAGAGATTAAATCAAAATTTGGTGTTCCTCAACAGAATGATATTCTATTAACTTCTGTAGGAACATTAGGTATACCATATTTGGTACAGCATGACGAGCAATTTTATTTTAAAGATGGTAATTTAACTTGGATTAAAAACATAGATAATGAACTTTTAGATCCAATATTTTTGTTTAAATGGTTAAGCTCATCTGTGGGCAAAGAGTCATTACGTGAAATTACAATTGGTTCAACACAAGAGGCACTCACTATAGCTGGTTTAAAAACTTTGGAGTTGTTACTCCCACCTCTTGAAGAACAAAGAGCAATTGCAGAGGTGTTGAGTAGCCTTGATGATAAGATAGACCTTCTCCACCGCCAAAACAAAACCCTCGAAGACCTCGCCCAAACACTCTTTAGACAATGGTTCATCGAAGAAGCCAGAGAGGAGTGGGAGGAAGTAACATTAAGTGATGTTATGGAATTAAAATATGGGAAAGACCACAAACATTTAAACGATGGGAAAGTACCAATTTATGGTAGTGGTGGCATTATGAGATATGGAGATACAGCTATTTATAACCAAGAATCTATTCTTATCCCTAGAAAAGGTACTTTGAATAATATCTTTTATGTTGATGAACCATTTTGGACAGTTGATACAATCTTTTGGAGTAAAATTAATTCAGAAAAAATATCAGGGAAATTACTTTTTGAATTTCTAAAAACTCTGAATTTTTCAAATATGAACGTTGGTTCTGCTGTCCCTAGTTTAACAACAAAAGTGCTCAATGAGATTTCTTTTGCTTTACCATCTTTACAAGAACAAGAAAAATTTAAAATATATACAGACAATGCTTGGGATAAAATAAAACAAAATCAAAAACAAATCCAAACACTTGAAAACTTACGAGATACACTCTTGCCAAAGCTTCTGAGTGGGGAAGTAAGGGTTAATCAAAGTAAAGAGAGGACTTCGATATGCAACAAATAG
- a CDS encoding dual specificity protein phosphatase family protein has product MQQIGDLNIYVGTKEEYTTAYKNNMKIVCALNRASGFVTHQSKIGWSGKGCDKGNPYYLYKEEENAIYLNMIDGEDPKYVSDEMINAALRFIKYHLENNEKIFIYCSLGESRSPSIALMYMLENELIDTTNTFINFTNNFYNNYQPKRGNLEYIQARWLKSEK; this is encoded by the coding sequence ATGCAACAAATAGGTGATTTGAATATATATGTTGGAACTAAAGAAGAATATACTACTGCATATAAAAACAATATGAAGATAGTATGCGCCTTAAATCGTGCCAGTGGGTTTGTAACACATCAATCAAAAATTGGTTGGAGCGGTAAAGGTTGTGATAAAGGTAACCCATATTATCTATATAAAGAAGAAGAGAATGCTATCTATTTGAATATGATAGATGGAGAAGATCCGAAATATGTGAGTGATGAAATGATAAATGCTGCTTTGAGATTCATAAAATATCATTTAGAAAATAATGAAAAGATTTTTATATATTGTAGTTTGGGTGAATCTCGTAGTCCATCTATCGCTCTTATGTATATGTTAGAAAATGAGTTGATAGATACAACCAATACCTTTATAAATTTTACAAATAATTTTTACAATAACTATCAACCCAAAAGAGGCAATTTAGAGTATATTCAAGCAAGATGGTTAAAAAGTGAAAAGTAA
- a CDS encoding AAA family ATPase, with product MQNIIEIKNCNNIDEGKITLEINKLNIKYGINGTGKSTIAKAIKYGIESPNKLKELTPFKVKNTASEIKPEVIISQDIKSVFIFNEEYLSQFVYREDELISNSFEIFIQTPNYLETERKIEQQLETIKKVFLANNELDKIILDFENLSKSFKTTKDGLSDASAISKGVKSKFYDVPEGLEEYKPFIQNKETCVSWLEWQMKGNDFSKDHDSCPYCVSATDESRKVKIKAISENYDKNVIKNFIEIIRVLEDLGDYFSSASKNKLKEITKKTEGLLPEEKTYLVTIKGQIDSFLQRLKNLREISFNNLKDEKIKEKIEDLKIKIDESFDKLKSDKTEKIVEEFNKSIDTTLEQIIELQRNIGIQNTEIKKSIEKNQKNINNFLKKAGYQYEVLIPSEDRSYKLKLKHIESDEKISKGNQYLSFGEKNAFALVLFMYEALSKKADLIILDDPISSFDKNKKYAIMDMLFREDNSFKGKTVLMLTHDIEPIIDSVKVLHQKFGNLTNAYFIHTKNNQIQELAITKNDLLSFSQICNQITSSGIINEIIKMIYLRRYYESIDDKSNEYEVLSNLLHKRSKEEATDQRKEKIADQYQQLSDDDFNNGINGIQNKIANFDYNSLLNKFKDNPQLISLYKQTNDSFAKIILFRIIIDGEDKISPDDVFMKFINEVYHIENELLFQLDPMKYDIAPQFILNRCDEFINGL from the coding sequence ATGCAAAACATCATCGAAATAAAAAATTGTAATAATATCGATGAAGGAAAAATAACTTTAGAAATAAATAAACTTAACATTAAATATGGAATTAATGGAACGGGGAAAAGTACAATTGCAAAGGCTATAAAATATGGAATTGAATCCCCAAATAAATTAAAAGAACTGACGCCATTTAAAGTTAAAAACACAGCTTCAGAGATAAAGCCAGAAGTAATAATCTCACAAGATATAAAAAGTGTATTTATCTTTAATGAAGAATATTTAAGTCAATTTGTTTATAGAGAAGACGAGTTGATTTCCAATAGTTTTGAAATTTTCATACAAACTCCAAACTATCTTGAAACAGAAAGAAAAATAGAACAACAATTAGAAACTATAAAAAAAGTTTTCTTAGCTAATAATGAATTAGACAAGATAATTTTAGATTTTGAAAACTTGTCAAAAAGTTTTAAAACAACAAAAGATGGACTTTCTGATGCATCCGCAATTTCTAAAGGTGTTAAAAGTAAATTTTATGACGTTCCAGAAGGTTTAGAAGAATACAAACCATTTATACAAAATAAAGAAACATGTGTTAGCTGGCTAGAGTGGCAAATGAAAGGAAATGATTTTAGCAAGGATCATGATAGTTGCCCATATTGTGTTTCAGCTACAGATGAATCAAGAAAAGTAAAAATTAAAGCAATTTCGGAAAATTATGATAAAAATGTTATTAAAAATTTTATAGAAATTATCAGGGTTCTAGAAGATTTAGGAGATTACTTTTCAAGTGCTTCCAAAAATAAGTTAAAAGAAATTACAAAAAAAACTGAGGGGTTACTCCCTGAAGAAAAAACATATTTAGTTACAATTAAAGGGCAAATAGATAGTTTCTTACAAAGACTAAAAAATCTAAGAGAGATTTCATTTAATAATTTGAAAGATGAAAAAATCAAGGAAAAAATTGAGGACTTGAAGATAAAAATCGATGAAAGCTTTGATAAATTAAAATCCGATAAAACTGAAAAAATTGTAGAAGAATTTAATAAATCAATAGATACTACATTAGAGCAGATTATAGAACTTCAAAGAAATATTGGAATACAAAACACAGAAATCAAAAAATCTATAGAAAAAAATCAAAAAAACATAAACAATTTTCTAAAAAAAGCAGGGTATCAATACGAAGTATTAATTCCAAGTGAAGATAGAAGCTATAAATTAAAATTGAAACACATAGAATCAGACGAGAAAATTTCAAAAGGTAATCAATATTTAAGTTTTGGGGAAAAAAATGCCTTTGCATTAGTTCTTTTTATGTATGAAGCACTTTCAAAAAAAGCAGACTTGATAATTTTAGACGATCCAATTTCTTCTTTTGATAAAAATAAAAAATATGCGATTATGGATATGTTATTTAGAGAAGATAATTCTTTCAAAGGTAAGACTGTTTTAATGCTTACACACGATATTGAGCCAATTATTGACTCTGTGAAAGTTTTGCATCAAAAATTTGGAAATCTAACTAATGCTTATTTTATACATACAAAAAACAATCAAATTCAAGAATTGGCAATAACAAAAAACGATTTATTATCATTTTCTCAAATATGTAATCAAATTACAAGTTCTGGCATTATAAATGAGATTATCAAAATGATTTATTTGAGAAGATATTATGAATCAATAGATGATAAAAGTAATGAATATGAAGTTTTATCAAATTTACTCCATAAAAGAAGCAAAGAAGAAGCAACAGATCAAAGAAAAGAAAAAATAGCTGATCAATACCAACAACTATCAGATGATGATTTTAATAATGGTATAAATGGAATTCAAAATAAAATTGCAAACTTTGATTACAATTCTCTACTAAATAAATTTAAAGATAATCCACAACTCATTAGCCTTTATAAACAAACGAATGATAGTTTTGCAAAAATAATATTATTTAGAATAATAATTGATGGAGAAGACAAAATAAGCCCTGATGATGTTTTTATGAAGTTTATTAATGAAGTTTATCATATTGAAAATGAACTATTGTTTCAACTTGATCCAATGAAATATGATATTGCACCACAATTTATTCTGAATAGGTGTGATGAATTTATCAATGGTTTATAA
- a CDS encoding type I restriction endonuclease subunit R, translated as MNKFTEDKLEQAFIELLHEQEIIHQNGKELIRHESDVLLKDDLKEYLAARYESQHITKSEIDQIIRILENYPSNDLYDTNKAIMKLVSDGFIFKREDANEKDIFIELIDYENLDKNTFKIVNQLEIIGYEKRIPDGILYINGLPLVVFEFKSAIREEATIHDAYVQLTTRYRRDIPELFKYNVFCIISDGVNNKVGSFFSPYEFFYAWRKITGNEVEVDGIASMHSMIKGAFNRERLIDIIHNFIYMPDKSKKEEKIVCRYPQYYATKKLYDNIKLHQKPHGDGKGGTYFGATGCGKSFTMLYLTRLLMKSIHFSSPTIILITDRTDLDVQLSSQFSNAKSFIGDDGIVSVESREDLRQKLRGRESGGVFLTTIHKFTEDIELLSNRENIICISDEAHRSQINLDQKIKTTKDGVKKTFGFAKYLHDSLPNATYVGFTGTPIDGTLDVFGDVIDSYTMTESVRDEITVKIVYEGRAAKVLLDNSKLHEIEAYYEECANVGANEHQIDESKKAMANMENILGDPKRIKALAKDFVEHYETRVSEGATLKGKAIFVSSSRPIAYALFKEIIALRPQWNEKRICDENVELSEKEKKKILPLEKLKMIMTRNKDDEKELYNLLGTKEYRKTLDTQFKNEKSNFKIAIVVDMWLTGFDVPCLDTIYIDKPIQQHNLIQTISRVNRKYADKDKGLVVDYIGIKTAMNKALKQFSKVDSKNFEDIQASIVVVKDHLDLLSKLFHKFDSHLYFSGTTLEQLECLNLASEYVQLTKELETRFIYLVKRLKSAYDICCGSEEFTQLEKDFIHFYLAVRSIVVKLTRGDAPDTAQMNAKVAKMIEEALKSDGIQVIYKLGSEEESKIDIFDEDYINKINKIKLPNTKIKLLQKLLAKALEEFKKTNKVKAIDFSKKFTALVAKYNERKEEDVLVSEVLEDFTDEIIDLYNALKKEKESFGDLGIDFEEKAFYDILKMISIKYDFSYPDDKLIALAKEVKIVVDDKSKYTDWNIREDIKAELKVDLIMLLAKHGYPPITKDEVFKEIFEQAENFKKFRQ; from the coding sequence ATGAATAAATTTACAGAAGATAAATTAGAGCAAGCATTTATAGAGTTGCTTCATGAGCAAGAAATTATCCATCAAAACGGCAAAGAGCTGATAAGACATGAGAGTGATGTACTCCTCAAAGATGATCTCAAAGAGTATTTAGCTGCCAGATATGAATCCCAACATATTACCAAGAGCGAAATCGATCAAATCATTCGCATATTAGAAAACTATCCTTCGAATGATTTGTACGATACCAATAAAGCTATTATGAAACTAGTATCTGATGGATTTATCTTTAAGCGAGAAGATGCAAACGAAAAAGATATTTTTATAGAACTGATAGACTATGAAAATTTAGACAAAAACACCTTCAAAATTGTCAATCAGCTAGAAATCATTGGCTATGAAAAACGAATCCCTGATGGTATTCTCTATATTAACGGTTTACCTCTTGTAGTCTTTGAATTTAAAAGTGCCATTCGAGAAGAAGCAACAATTCATGATGCGTATGTGCAGCTTACTACACGATACCGAAGAGATATTCCAGAACTTTTTAAATACAATGTATTTTGTATCATCAGCGATGGAGTGAATAATAAGGTAGGTTCATTTTTCTCACCCTATGAGTTTTTTTATGCTTGGAGAAAAATCACAGGTAATGAAGTAGAGGTGGATGGTATTGCTTCTATGCACTCCATGATTAAAGGAGCATTTAATCGTGAACGACTCATCGACATTATTCATAATTTTATTTACATGCCCGACAAATCAAAAAAAGAAGAAAAAATAGTTTGTCGATATCCTCAATATTACGCTACTAAAAAACTCTATGACAATATAAAACTTCACCAAAAACCACACGGTGACGGTAAAGGTGGTACCTATTTTGGTGCTACAGGATGCGGTAAAAGCTTTACCATGCTTTATCTCACTCGATTGCTTATGAAAAGTATCCATTTTTCTAGTCCTACGATCATTCTTATCACTGATAGAACAGACCTAGATGTACAGCTTAGTAGTCAATTTTCAAATGCTAAAAGTTTTATAGGTGATGATGGTATTGTCAGTGTTGAGAGCCGAGAAGATTTGAGACAAAAATTACGGGGCAGAGAAAGCGGTGGTGTTTTTTTAACCACCATCCATAAATTCACGGAAGATATTGAGCTACTTAGCAATAGAGAAAATATCATCTGTATATCCGATGAAGCGCATAGAAGCCAAATCAACCTAGATCAAAAGATTAAAACCACAAAAGATGGTGTTAAAAAGACATTCGGTTTTGCAAAATACCTGCATGATTCATTACCAAATGCAACCTATGTTGGATTTACAGGAACGCCAATCGATGGAACTTTAGATGTTTTTGGCGATGTCATTGATAGTTATACCATGACTGAATCCGTTCGAGATGAGATTACTGTTAAGATCGTTTATGAAGGAAGAGCAGCAAAAGTATTGCTGGATAACAGTAAGCTTCATGAGATAGAAGCATATTATGAAGAGTGCGCTAATGTCGGAGCAAACGAGCATCAAATTGATGAGAGCAAAAAAGCTATGGCAAATATGGAGAACATTCTTGGTGATCCTAAGAGAATAAAAGCCTTAGCAAAAGATTTTGTAGAACATTATGAAACAAGAGTAAGTGAAGGAGCCACGCTCAAAGGTAAAGCTATATTTGTTTCCAGTAGTAGACCTATAGCCTATGCCCTTTTTAAAGAGATTATTGCTTTACGACCACAATGGAATGAAAAGCGTATCTGTGATGAAAATGTAGAGCTTAGCGAGAAAGAGAAAAAGAAGATACTACCTCTTGAAAAACTCAAAATGATTATGACTCGAAATAAAGATGACGAAAAAGAGTTATACAATCTTCTAGGAACCAAAGAGTATAGAAAGACACTCGATACGCAATTTAAAAATGAAAAATCAAACTTTAAAATAGCCATTGTTGTAGATATGTGGCTTACAGGATTTGATGTACCATGTTTAGATACGATCTATATAGACAAACCTATACAGCAACACAATCTTATCCAAACAATTTCAAGAGTAAATAGAAAATATGCAGATAAAGATAAAGGGCTTGTTGTAGATTACATTGGTATCAAAACAGCCATGAATAAAGCTTTAAAGCAATTTTCAAAGGTTGATAGTAAAAACTTTGAAGATATACAAGCCTCTATTGTAGTGGTTAAAGATCATTTAGACTTGCTTTCAAAACTTTTTCATAAATTTGACAGCCATTTGTACTTTAGCGGAACCACACTAGAACAACTTGAGTGTTTAAACCTTGCAAGTGAATATGTTCAATTGACTAAAGAGCTTGAAACACGCTTTATCTATCTTGTTAAACGATTAAAATCTGCCTATGATATTTGTTGTGGTAGTGAAGAATTTACGCAACTCGAAAAAGATTTCATTCATTTTTATTTAGCTGTTCGCTCAATTGTCGTGAAACTAACTCGTGGCGATGCCCCCGATACTGCACAAATGAATGCAAAAGTTGCAAAAATGATAGAAGAAGCTCTTAAAAGCGATGGCATTCAAGTGATCTATAAATTAGGCAGTGAAGAAGAATCAAAAATTGATATTTTTGATGAAGATTATATAAACAAAATCAATAAAATAAAGCTACCTAATACGAAGATTAAGCTATTGCAAAAGCTTTTAGCCAAAGCATTAGAAGAATTTAAAAAAACAAATAAAGTCAAAGCAATTGATTTTTCAAAAAAATTTACTGCTTTAGTTGCAAAATACAATGAAAGAAAAGAAGAAGATGTACTTGTCAGTGAAGTCCTTGAGGACTTCACTGATGAGATCATTGATCTTTATAATGCATTGAAAAAAGAGAAAGAGTCATTTGGTGATTTGGGCATTGATTTTGAGGAAAAAGCTTTTTACGACATATTGAAAATGATCTCTATTAAATATGACTTTTCATATCCTGATGATAAATTAATAGCCCTTGCAAAAGAAGTCAAAATTGTCGTTGATGATAAATCTAAATATACCGATTGGAATATACGAGAAGACATCAAAGCTGAACTCAAAGTGGATTTGATTATGTTGCTTGCCAAACACGGCTATCCACCAATTACTAAAGATGAAGTGTTTAAAGAGATATTTGAACAAGCTGAGAATTTTAAGAAATTTAGGCAATGA
- a CDS encoding TerB family tellurite resistance protein, with amino-acid sequence MYLHLLKEEEQEDFLELAYHLMGIDGMHQDEEVIVFESYKHECSLEEYIISKQNDLESVIANLKNTSSKTKRIILIELFEILLTDGEVHENEKTFINHLASEFKVSSEELEKINKWTLAMDHIVKLGYTIINKGNDNA; translated from the coding sequence ATGTATTTACATTTATTAAAAGAAGAAGAGCAAGAAGATTTTTTGGAATTAGCGTATCATCTCATGGGGATAGATGGGATGCATCAAGATGAGGAAGTTATTGTATTTGAGAGTTATAAACATGAATGTTCTTTAGAAGAGTATATAATTTCAAAACAAAATGATTTAGAAAGTGTTATTGCTAATCTTAAAAATACTTCTTCTAAAACTAAAAGAATAATTCTCATTGAACTCTTTGAAATTTTATTAACCGATGGTGAAGTACATGAAAATGAAAAAACTTTTATCAATCACCTTGCTAGTGAATTTAAAGTTTCAAGTGAAGAGTTAGAAAAGATAAATAAATGGACCTTGGCAATGGATCATATTGTCAAATTAGGATACACGATTATCAACAAAGGAAATGATAATGCTTGA